In one window of Tissierellales bacterium DNA:
- a CDS encoding methyl-accepting chemotaxis protein, translated as MAKNIKTLSETNKKRPSKRPLRNKVTVLAVAFILASIAILSSMTLYMVNTKMQEQMATDGYALVEGIEAQIGLNELSQEIMLELLDEKILGIANTFKAMDSSFYSNEFLQQVADNTGVTEIAIADNTKTVLYCTDTDSVGYVYAPSHSMYPLFEGKKDHYTEPIRKSTTGVDNLKYGGVNLGNGYYIQVGIDAEFFVNLNEKINAQKMLENASESESVLYTCIIDETGKQTAGTYGVIGQIFDDEGTKTAAIGGELYAGFFDSEEFGQEVYEVFLPIEDQDGNHIGALNVGLSVANLREAQGQMKMQAILAGLLCGLVASIIIYFFIKSYLLPLHRASKSLEKIANGDLTERIHPVFLKSQDEVGYIARAIDNMQKSLKDLLRSVQESAQAMDESSSDLAEAVEETTKATDEISAAVEEIAASSTEQASQSEKTVSGAQDLGNRIDQVNDYVGESYEISTETNSRCAQGSKNMEELNEIIGESGRSAELVADIINKVNDYAQNAETITEFIEGIASQTNLLALNASIEAARAGEAGKGFAVVAEEIRKLAEDTANATNDIKELIQNIQSRSGNAVLAMEDVAKIVSKQTESVAETTEIFDSTKDIVKKLVDNMAATLEHTKEVDAYKDDIVNAMESISATLQETSAATEEVSASTEEQLATMEEITSHAENAKDLADSMLKQVERFKL; from the coding sequence TTGGCAAAAAATATCAAGACATTGTCAGAAACGAACAAGAAACGTCCATCCAAAAGACCCCTTAGGAATAAGGTAACTGTATTAGCTGTTGCATTCATATTAGCTTCTATAGCAATATTGTCGAGTATGACATTGTATATGGTCAACACGAAGATGCAAGAGCAAATGGCAACTGATGGCTATGCACTAGTTGAGGGTATAGAAGCACAAATAGGTTTAAATGAGCTTAGTCAGGAGATAATGTTAGAACTATTGGATGAAAAGATTCTAGGTATTGCAAATACCTTTAAGGCCATGGATTCTAGTTTTTACAGCAATGAATTTTTGCAGCAAGTAGCAGATAATACTGGCGTAACTGAAATAGCTATAGCAGATAATACGAAAACTGTATTGTATTGTACGGATACTGATTCTGTTGGCTATGTTTACGCTCCTAGTCATAGTATGTATCCTTTGTTTGAAGGTAAAAAAGATCATTATACAGAGCCTATTAGAAAGAGCACTACTGGAGTTGACAATTTAAAGTATGGTGGAGTTAATTTAGGTAATGGATATTATATTCAGGTCGGAATAGACGCAGAGTTTTTTGTGAACTTGAACGAAAAAATAAATGCTCAAAAAATGCTTGAAAATGCATCAGAGAGCGAGAGCGTATTGTACACATGCATAATAGATGAAACTGGAAAGCAGACTGCAGGTACTTATGGAGTTATAGGACAAATATTTGACGATGAAGGTACGAAGACAGCTGCAATAGGTGGAGAATTATACGCTGGTTTTTTTGATTCAGAAGAATTCGGTCAAGAGGTATACGAGGTATTTTTACCAATAGAGGACCAAGATGGAAATCACATAGGAGCTTTAAATGTGGGATTATCTGTGGCAAACCTAAGAGAGGCTCAAGGTCAAATGAAAATGCAGGCTATATTAGCTGGTTTGCTTTGCGGTCTAGTCGCTTCTATAATAATATACTTCTTTATAAAGAGTTATTTACTTCCGCTTCACAGAGCATCAAAATCGCTTGAAAAAATTGCAAATGGAGATTTAACAGAGAGGATTCACCCAGTATTTTTAAAGAGTCAAGATGAAGTAGGTTATATAGCTAGAGCTATAGACAATATGCAAAAATCACTTAAAGATTTACTTCGATCAGTTCAAGAATCAGCACAGGCAATGGACGAATCATCTAGCGACTTGGCTGAGGCAGTAGAAGAGACAACTAAGGCAACGGATGAAATTTCAGCGGCAGTAGAGGAAATTGCAGCAAGTTCGACAGAGCAAGCGAGTCAATCAGAGAAAACTGTTTCAGGAGCTCAAGACTTAGGAAATAGAATAGATCAGGTTAATGATTATGTCGGAGAATCTTATGAGATATCAACTGAAACTAATAGCAGATGTGCACAGGGTAGTAAAAATATGGAAGAATTAAATGAAATAATTGGTGAAAGTGGTAGAAGTGCAGAGTTGGTTGCGGATATAATAAATAAGGTGAATGATTATGCTCAAAATGCAGAAACTATAACTGAATTTATAGAGGGAATAGCGAGTCAAACGAATTTACTAGCACTTAATGCATCTATAGAGGCAGCTAGAGCGGGAGAAGCTGGTAAAGGATTTGCAGTTGTGGCAGAAGAAATTAGAAAACTTGCAGAGGATACTGCGAATGCGACAAATGATATAAAAGAATTAATACAAAATATACAAAGCAGATCTGGAAATGCTGTTCTTGCAATGGAAGATGTGGCTAAAATAGTTTCTAAACAAACGGAATCTGTGGCAGAGACGACAGAGATATTTGATTCTACTAAAGATATAGTGAAAAAGCTTGTGGATAATATGGCAGCGACACTAGAACACACAAAAGAGGTAGATGCATATAAAGATGATATAGTGAATGCTATGGAGAGCATATCGGCAACGCTTCAGGAAACATCAGCAGCTACTGAAGAGGTATCAGCATCTACGGAGGAACAATTGGCTACTATGGAAGAGATTACATCTCATGCAGAAAATGCAAA